Proteins encoded together in one Sinorhizobium meliloti window:
- a CDS encoding Fur family transcriptional regulator, with product MVTPQLTKNQSLVMGALAHSDGPMSAYTILDKLRDNGFRAPLQVYRALDKLLEYGLVHRLESLNAFVACSCPHEHEHDHGVTAFTICEGCGQVTEFHDEVIEDRLSTLVRAQEFKTEKTTIEIRGHCKSCA from the coding sequence ATGGTTACGCCCCAACTGACCAAGAACCAGTCGCTGGTGATGGGGGCGCTGGCCCATTCGGACGGTCCGATGAGCGCTTACACCATTCTCGACAAGCTGCGCGACAATGGCTTTCGCGCACCGCTGCAGGTCTATCGCGCGCTCGACAAGCTGCTCGAATACGGGCTGGTTCATCGGCTGGAGAGCCTTAACGCCTTCGTGGCCTGCAGCTGCCCGCATGAACACGAGCACGACCACGGCGTCACGGCCTTCACCATCTGCGAAGGCTGTGGCCAGGTGACGGAGTTTCATGACGAGGTGATCGAGGATCGGCTTTCCACGCTCGTGCGCGCGCAGGAGTTCAAGACCGAGAAGACGACGATCGAGATCCGCGGACACTGCAAGAGCTGCGCGTGA
- the znuB gene encoding zinc ABC transporter permease subunit ZnuB: MLDDFFIRALVAGIGIAMVAGPLGCFVIWRRMAYFGDTMAHSALLGVALSLLMDLNLMVSVFIVASVVSVLLLFLQKRGALSTDALLGILSHSALSIGLVIVAFMTWVRIDLVGFLFGDILAVSRADIDIVWGGGILVIFALVYLWRPLLASTVNPELAEAEGLEPERARFFFMLLMALVIAIAMKIVGILLITSLLIIPAATARRFASSPEVMAVYASLIGAVAVAGGLFGSLHWDTPSGPSIVVAALVLFVLSLLPVGRRIESAPHTSDGGHH, encoded by the coding sequence ATGCTTGACGATTTCTTCATTCGCGCGCTCGTCGCCGGAATTGGCATCGCCATGGTCGCCGGGCCGCTCGGTTGCTTCGTCATCTGGCGTCGCATGGCCTATTTCGGCGATACGATGGCACATTCGGCGCTGCTCGGGGTGGCGCTCTCGCTGCTCATGGACCTCAACCTCATGGTAAGCGTGTTTATCGTCGCTTCCGTCGTCTCGGTGCTGCTTCTCTTCCTGCAGAAGCGCGGCGCGCTCTCCACCGACGCGCTGCTCGGCATTCTCTCGCACTCGGCGCTGTCGATCGGCCTCGTCATCGTCGCCTTCATGACCTGGGTCCGGATCGACCTCGTCGGCTTCCTCTTCGGCGACATCCTCGCGGTATCCCGCGCCGATATCGACATTGTCTGGGGCGGTGGCATTCTGGTCATCTTCGCACTGGTCTATCTCTGGCGGCCGTTGCTCGCATCGACCGTCAATCCGGAACTGGCCGAAGCGGAAGGCCTCGAGCCCGAGAGGGCGCGGTTCTTCTTCATGCTGCTGATGGCTCTGGTGATTGCGATCGCCATGAAGATCGTCGGCATCCTGCTGATCACCTCGCTGCTGATCATACCGGCGGCAACCGCCCGTCGCTTCGCCTCGTCTCCGGAAGTCATGGCTGTCTACGCCTCGCTGATCGGCGCGGTCGCCGTTGCCGGCGGGCTTTTCGGCTCGCTTCACTGGGATACGCCGTCGGGACCGTCGATCGTGGTTGCCGCGTTGGTCCTTTTCGTGCTGAGTCTGCTGCCGGTCGGCCGCCGGATCGAGAGCGCCCCGCATACTTCGGATGGAGGACATCACTGA
- a CDS encoding metal ABC transporter ATP-binding protein has product MLNFRSPETTPLVSLANAGVRRNGRWLVRGVDFSISRGEIVTLIGPNGSGKSTTAKTAIGVLKPDEGHVDRLAGLKVGYVPQKLAVDWTLPLTVERLMTLTGPLKGREIEESLAATGMLHMAKAEVQHLSGGEFQRALLARAIARKPDLLVLDEPVQGVDFSGEIALYELIKQIRNRTGCGILLISHDLHIVMAETDTVVCLNGHVCCRGTPQVVSQSPEYLKLFGRRAAGALAVYSHHHDHTHLPDGRVLHADGSITESCFPDDGHHHDEEADNIHDHDPDCGCGHHARLQGYGTEKRDA; this is encoded by the coding sequence ATGTTGAACTTCCGATCACCAGAAACGACGCCCTTGGTCAGCCTCGCCAATGCCGGAGTGCGGCGAAACGGCAGATGGCTGGTGCGCGGCGTCGATTTTTCGATCAGCCGCGGCGAGATCGTCACCCTCATAGGGCCGAACGGGTCGGGAAAATCGACGACGGCGAAGACGGCGATCGGGGTTCTCAAGCCGGATGAGGGACACGTCGACCGGCTCGCAGGGCTGAAAGTCGGCTATGTGCCCCAGAAGCTTGCCGTCGACTGGACGCTGCCGCTGACGGTGGAGCGGCTGATGACGCTGACTGGCCCACTCAAGGGGCGAGAGATCGAAGAGTCGCTCGCAGCGACGGGCATGCTACACATGGCGAAGGCCGAGGTGCAGCACCTTTCGGGTGGCGAGTTCCAGCGGGCGCTGCTTGCTCGCGCAATCGCCCGCAAACCCGACCTGCTGGTCCTGGACGAGCCGGTGCAGGGGGTCGATTTTTCCGGGGAGATAGCCCTCTACGAATTGATCAAGCAGATCCGCAACCGCACCGGCTGCGGTATCCTGCTCATTTCCCACGATCTCCATATCGTCATGGCGGAAACCGATACGGTCGTCTGCCTCAACGGCCACGTCTGCTGTCGCGGAACGCCGCAGGTGGTGAGCCAGAGTCCGGAATATCTCAAACTCTTCGGCCGCCGGGCCGCCGGCGCGCTTGCGGTTTACAGTCATCACCACGACCATACGCACCTCCCGGACGGGCGGGTGCTGCATGCCGACGGCAGCATCACCGAAAGCTGCTTCCCGGACGACGGCCACCATCATGACGAAGAGGCCGACAACATTCACGATCACGATCCGGACTGCGGCTGCGGCCATCACGCGCGGCTCCAGGGTTACGGGACGGAGAAGCGCGATGCTTGA
- the znuA gene encoding zinc ABC transporter substrate-binding protein ZnuA → MNSTTALLFASTLLLASPAFAEAPNVVVSIKPVHSLVASIMQGVGEPSLIVEGGASPHTYTMKPSNAAALQAAKVVFWVGPGLEAFLDKPLDTLGTGAQVVELGEAPGLEKLKFREGGAFEGHDHGEEGHGGEAGHEDHGDAHAGEADGAEHADKHDDHHHAEGEFDMHMWLDPMNAKAMATEIEKTLAAADPSNAATYKANLERFNERIDALDKGLAETVAAIKDRPFVVFHDAYQYFENRYKVRVAGSITVSPEVLPGAERLSEIRAKIKELGATCVFAEPQFEPKLVSVVIEGTPAKSGTLDPEAGTLEAGPDLYFQMMENIGVSLKECLSSAS, encoded by the coding sequence ATGAATTCGACGACTGCCCTCCTGTTCGCCTCGACGCTTCTCCTTGCCTCCCCCGCATTTGCGGAGGCGCCCAATGTGGTCGTCTCGATCAAGCCGGTCCATTCGCTGGTCGCCTCGATCATGCAGGGCGTCGGCGAACCCTCGCTCATCGTCGAGGGCGGCGCCTCCCCTCATACCTACACCATGAAGCCGTCGAACGCCGCGGCACTGCAGGCGGCAAAGGTCGTGTTCTGGGTCGGACCAGGCCTGGAGGCTTTCCTCGACAAGCCGCTTGATACGCTCGGCACAGGTGCCCAGGTGGTCGAACTCGGCGAGGCTCCCGGGCTGGAGAAGCTGAAGTTCCGCGAGGGCGGCGCCTTCGAGGGGCATGATCACGGGGAAGAGGGGCACGGCGGGGAAGCCGGCCACGAAGATCACGGCGATGCCCATGCCGGCGAAGCGGACGGTGCCGAGCATGCCGATAAGCATGACGATCACCATCATGCCGAAGGCGAATTCGACATGCATATGTGGCTCGATCCGATGAACGCCAAGGCCATGGCGACGGAGATCGAGAAGACTTTGGCCGCGGCCGATCCGTCCAACGCCGCCACCTACAAGGCCAATCTGGAGAGGTTCAACGAGCGGATCGACGCTCTCGACAAGGGTCTCGCCGAGACGGTGGCTGCAATCAAGGACAGGCCTTTCGTCGTCTTCCACGATGCCTATCAGTATTTCGAGAACCGCTACAAGGTGCGCGTCGCCGGTTCGATCACCGTCAGCCCGGAAGTGCTGCCCGGCGCGGAACGGCTCTCCGAGATCCGCGCGAAGATCAAGGAGCTGGGCGCGACCTGCGTCTTCGCCGAGCCGCAGTTCGAGCCTAAGCTCGTCAGTGTCGTCATCGAAGGCACGCCGGCGAAATCCGGCACGCTCGATCCGGAAGCCGGCACCCTCGAGGCTGGACCGGATCTCTACTTCCAGATGATGGAAAACATCGGCGTTTCGCTGAAGGAATGCCTTTCTTCGGCGAGCTAA
- a CDS encoding RcnB family protein: MKRLLIALVASSFLATPMALAQPAGSFELAQAHDRNRHRHVDRHVEKRVDRHVEKHVEKRVIVKKHRWARGHRLSPSERRHMAYVRDYRRYKLRPPPRGQQWVRVENDFLLISLATGVIAGLASVY, encoded by the coding sequence ATGAAACGCCTTCTGATCGCGCTCGTCGCCAGCTCGTTCCTCGCCACTCCGATGGCGCTTGCTCAGCCGGCCGGCTCCTTCGAGCTTGCGCAGGCGCATGATCGCAATCGCCACAGGCACGTCGATCGTCATGTCGAGAAACGTGTCGACCGACACGTCGAGAAGCATGTCGAAAAGCGCGTGATCGTCAAAAAGCACCGCTGGGCGCGCGGCCACAGGCTGAGCCCGTCCGAGCGGCGCCACATGGCCTATGTCCGCGACTACCGCCGCTACAAGTTGCGGCCGCCGCCGCGGGGCCAGCAATGGGTGCGCGTCGAGAATGACTTTCTGCTGATCAGCCTCGCAACGGGCGTGATCGCAGGCCTCGCATCGGTCTATTGA